From Oryza brachyantha chromosome 9, ObraRS2, whole genome shotgun sequence, a single genomic window includes:
- the LOC102722797 gene encoding ribulose-phosphate 3-epimerase, cytoplasmic isoform, with protein sequence MAAAKIAPSMLSSDFANLAAEADRMVRLGADWLHMDIMDGHFVPNLTIGAPVIQSLRKHTKAYLDCHLMVTNPSDYVEPLAKAGASGFTFHIEVSRDNWQELIQSIKAKGMRPGVSLRPGTPVEEVFPLVEAENPVELVLVMTVEPGFGGQKFMPEMMEKVRVLRKKYPSLDIEVDGGLGPSTIDVAAAAGANCIVAGSSIFGAADPGEVILTLRKSVEGSQDNN encoded by the exons atggcggcggcgaagataGCGCCGTCGATGCTGTCGTCGGACTTCGCCAACCTCGCCGCGGAAGCCGACCGCATGGTCCGCCTCGGGGCCGACTGGCTCCACATGGACATCATG GATGG GCACTTCGTTCCTAATCTAACTATTGGAGCTCCAGTGATTCAGAGCTTGAGGAAGCACACCAA GGCATATTTGGACTGCCATCTTATGGTGACCAATCCTTCAGATTATGTAGAGCCATTAGCAAAAGCTGGTGCCTCAGGATTCACGTTCCATATAGAAGTATCCAGAG ACAATTGGCAAGAACTCATCCAAAGTATCAAAGCAAAGGGTATGCGACCAGGTGTATCATTGAGGCCAGGCACTCCTGTGGAAGAAGTTTTTCCCCTG GTAGAGGCAGAAAATCCTGTTGAATTGGTTCTAGTTATGACAGTTGAGCCTGGCTTTGGTGGCCAAAAGTTCATGCCAGAAATGATGGAGAAG GTGCGTGTGCTGAGAAAGAAGTACCCATCCCTTGACATCGAG gttGATGGTGGTTTAGGCCCTTCCACCATTGATGTGGCCGCAGCTGCTGGGGCTAATTGCATTGTCGCTGGAAGCTCAATATTTGGAGCAGCTGACCCAGGAGAGGTCATATTGACACTAAGGAAGAGCGTTGAAGGATCTCAGGACAATAACTGA
- the LOC102716531 gene encoding probable auxin efflux carrier component 5b: MIGWGDVYKVVAAMAPLYFALVLGYGSVRWWRLFTPDQCDTVNRLVAYFAVPFFGFDFASRVDPFALSYRVLAADALSKLAVALALAAWAACCCFFCVGGGGGGGGAKRRGGGGSGYSVSWCITGFSLATLNNTLVVGVPLLDAMYGKWARDLIVQISVVQNIVYFPLLLLAFEVRRAWGAKPPSPSPPAGTDDGVEDGGAAVEAAAARARQSVWPLVRAVWLKVARNPNVYAGVLGVAWACVTNRWHVQTPSIIEGSVLIMSKTGVGLSMFSMGLFMALQEKIIVCGAGPTVLGMALRFVAGPSATAVGAFALGLRGDLLRLAIIQAALPQSITTFVFAKEYGLHAEVLSTAVIFGTLASLPVLIVYYIVLGFIR, from the exons ATGATCGGGTGGGGGGACGTGTACAAGGTggtggcggccatggcgccgcTCTACTTCGCGCTGGTGCTCGGCTACGGCTCCGTGCGGTGGTGGAGGCTCTTCACGCCCGACCAGTGCGACACCGTCAACCGCCTCGTCGCCTACTTCGCCGTGCCCTTCTTCGGCTTCGACTTCGCGTCCCGCGTCGACCCCTTCGCGCTCAGCTaccgcgtcctcgccgccgacgcgctctccaagctcgccgtcgcgctcgccctcgccgcgtgggccgcctgctgctgcttcttctgcgtcggcggcggcggcggcggcggtggagccaagcgccgcggcggaggaggatcaGGGTACTCGGTCTCGTGGTGCATCACCGGGTTCTCGCTGGCGACGCTGAACAACacgctcgtcgtcggcgtgcCGCTGCTGGACGCCATGTACGGCAAGTGGGCGCGCGACCTCATCGTGCAGATCTCCGTGGTGCAGAACATCGTCTACTtcccgctgctgctgctcgcgtTCGAGGTGAGGCGCGCCTGGGGCGCcaagccgccgtcgccgtcgccgcctgctggtaccgacgacggcgtggaggacggcggcgccgccgtggaggcggcggcggcgagggcgaggcagTCGGTCTGGCCGCTCGTCAGGGCGGTGTGGCTCAAGGTGGCGCGCAATCCGAACGTCTACGCGGGCGTTCTTGGCGTCGCGTGGGCGTGCGTCACGAACAG GTGGCATGTCCAGACGCCAAGCATCATAGAGGGGTCAGTGCTGATCATGTCCAAGACAGGAGTTGGACTCTCCATGTTTAGCATGG GGTTGTTCATGGCGTTGCAGGAGAAGATCATCGTCTGCGGCGCCGGGCCGACGGTGCTCGGCATGGCGCTCCGGTTCGTCGCCGGAccgtccgccaccgccgtcggcgccTTCGCGCTGGGGCTCCGCGGCGACCTCCTCCGTCTCGCCATCATACAG GCTGCACTTCCTCAGTCCATCACAACGTTCGTGTTTGCAAAGGAGTACGGTCTGCACGCCGAAGTTCTCAGCACAGC GGTTATATTCGGGACATTGGCGTCATTACCAGTGCTGATCGTGTACTACATTGTTCTAGGCTTCATACGATAG
- the LOC102723079 gene encoding uridine kinase-like protein 1, chloroplastic: MPEKAVDDVMDSAVGAHFSGLRLEALRLSSPSAPSSPSSAKAAAVAHPNGAVYANGTASSSSAEAAELASPSALRQPFVIGVSGGTASGKTTVCDMIIQQLHDHRVVLVNQDSFYRGLTAEESAHAQDYNFDHPDAFDTEQLLECMGQLKRAQPVNVPIYDFKNHRRCSESFRKVNASDVIILEGILVFHDQRVRNLMDMKIFVDTDADIRLARRIRRDTVERGRDVSSVLDQYGRFVKPAFDDFVLPSKKYADVIIPRGGDNHVAIDLIVQHIRTKLGQHDLCKIFPNVYVVQSTFQIRGMHTLIRDRDITTPDFVFYSDRLIRLVVEHGLGHLPFTEKQIITPTASVYMGVEFCKKLCGVSIVRSGESMENALRACCKGIKIGKILIHRVGDNGQQLIYHKLPMDIAERHVLLLDPVLGTGNSANQAIELLIRKGVPEERIIFLNLISAPEGIQCVCNRFPRLKIVTSEIDTGLSEEFRVIPGLGEYGDRYFGTDN; the protein is encoded by the exons atGCCGGAGAAGGCGGTGGACGACGTCATGGACTCGGCGGTGGGGGCCCACTTCAGCGGCCTCCGGCTCGAGGCgctccgcctctcctccccctccgccccgtcctccccttcctcggccaaggcggcggcggtggcccaCCCCAACGGCGCCGTGTACGCGAACGGCAcggcctcttcttcttctgctgaAGCAGCGGAGCTCGCGTCGCCATCCGCTCTCAGGCAGCCCTTCGTCATCG GGGTTTCGGGCGGGACGGCGTCGGGGAAGACGACGGTGTGCGACATGATCATCCAGCAGCTGCATGACCACCGCGTCGTGCTCGTCAACCAG GATTCCTTCTACCGTGGGCTAACTGCTGAAGAATCTGCACATGCCCAAGATTACAACTTTGATCACCCTG ATGCATTTGACACAGAACAACTTCTGGAATGCATGGGGCAGCTAAAACGTGCACAGCCTGTAAATGTTCCTATATATGACTTTAAGAATCACCGACGGTGCTCTGAAAGTTTTAGAAAG gTCAATGCATCAGATGTCATCATATTAGAGGGCATTTTAGTCTTCCATGATCAAAGAGTTCGCAATCTGATggacatgaaaatttttgtggaCACAG ATGCTGATATTAGGCTAGCTCGAAGAATAAGGCGTGATACAGTTGAAAGAGGTAGAGATGTTAGCTCAGTGCTTGACCAG TATGGGAGGTTTGTGAAGCCAGCATTTGATGACTTTGTTCTCCCTTCAAAGAAATATGCTGATGTGATCATACCACGAGGAGGTGATAATCATGTTGCCATTGACCTCATTGTTCAACACATTCGTACTAAGCTTGGTCAGCATGACTTGTGCAAAATCTTTCCAAATGTTTACGTGGTTCAATCAACATTCCAG ATCCGAGGAATGCATACTCTTATTCGTGATAGGGACATCACTACACCTGACTTTGTCTTCTATTCAGATCGGTTGATCCGTCTG GTAGTTGAGCATGGTCTGGGGCATTTGCCATTTACAGAAAAGCAGATTATTACTCCAACAG CTTCTGTTTATATGGGAGTTGAATTTTGCAAGAAGCTCTGTGGAGTGTCTATTGTCCGAAG TGGTGAAAGTATGGAAAACGCATTGCGCGCCTGTTGTAAAGGAATAAAAATTGGCAAGATTCTAATACATCGAGTAGGAGACAATGGACAGCAG CTTATATACCACAAACTGCCCATGGATATTGCAGAACGACATGTTCTACTTTTGGATCCGGTGCTTGGTACAG GTAACTCAGCAAATCAAGCTATTGAGCTTCTGATAAGAAAAGGTGTTCCAGAGGAGCGGATCATATTCCTCAATCTCATCTCG GCTCCTGAGGGAATTCAATGCGTCTGCAATCGATTTCCGAGGCTGAAGATTGTAACCTCCGAGATCGACACCGGATTGAGCGAGGAATTCAGAGTAATCCCGGGGCTGGGAGAGTACGGTGACCGCTACTTTGGCACAGACAACTGA
- the LOC102722521 gene encoding proteasome subunit beta type-1 codes for MSRRGDWVYENNGGTCVAIAGADYCVVAADTRLSVGYNILTRDHSKICELADKCVLASSGFQGDIKALHKNLAARELLYQHQHNKRMSCPAMAQLLSNTLYYKRFFPYYAFNVLGGLDSEGKGCVFTYDAVGSYERTGYSTQGTGSSLIMPVLDNQLKSPSPLLLPARDAVTPLSESEAVDLVKDVFASATERDIYTGDKLEIVVINKAGMKREYIDLRKD; via the exons ATGTCGAGGCGCGGCGACTGGGTCTACGAGAACAACGGCGG GACCTGCGTGGCCATCGCCGGGGCCGACTACTGCGTGGTCGCCGCCGACACCCGCCTCTCCGTCGGATACAACATCCTCACGCGCGACCACTCCAAGATCTGTGAGCT AGCGGACAAATGTGTACTAGCGTCTTCTGGCTTCCAAGGTGATATCAAAGCTCTGCACAAGAACTTAGCTGCCAGAGAATTG CTATACCAGCACCAGCACAATAAAAGGATGAGCTGCCCTGCCATGGCACAACTGCTTTCCAACACTCTGTACTACAAGCGATTCTTCCCATATTATGCTTTCAATGTGCTTGGTGGGCTTGATAGTGAAG GAAAAGGATGTGTTTTCACCTATGATGCAGTTGGGTCCTATGAGAGGACTGGTTACAGTACACAGGGAACAGGATCATCTTTGATCATGCCAGTGCTTGACAACCAACTAAAATCGCCTAGTCCACTATTACTCCCTGCAAGA GATGCTGTCACACCTTTGTCGGAGTCAGAGGCCGTTGATTTAGTGAAGGATGTGTTTGCATCGGCAACTGAGAGGGACATCTACACT GGTGACAAGCTGGAGATTGTTGTCATTAACAAGGCCGGGATGAAGCGAGAGTACATCGACCTGAGGAAGGACTAG